One Mugil cephalus isolate CIBA_MC_2020 chromosome 12, CIBA_Mcephalus_1.1, whole genome shotgun sequence DNA segment encodes these proteins:
- the LOC125017409 gene encoding HMG box-containing protein C28F2.11-like isoform X1 — protein MVSYIIVFPSVSDFTPGRKNTHRDPARNNKDVTQFRETTKKTISECDPADPEKMNDVLPESDKKADEDEESMTSPANAPPPVSSENPPSKDAEHKEDTNSDQDAGETEEKNNENPQSPDQDMKQQQSEPKTGGEKSADRPPVPEKPFRDSTISKKYVAQPREPTEKTVSECDPADPEKMNDVLPGALNDDKSDKKPDDDKESMTSSANTPPAVSSENSPSQDGEHKEDVNSDQGKESSGLDEGTSPEQKGAEA, from the exons ATGGTCTCTTACATCATTGTTTTCCCCTCTGTTTCAGATTTTACCCCTGGGCGTAAAAACACTCATCGAGATCCCGCTAGAAACAACAAAGATGTCACCCAGTTCAGAGAAACTACAAAGAAAACCATCTCAGAGTGTGACCCTGCAGATCCTGAGAAGATGAATGATGTGCTGCCTG AATCTGACAAAAAGgcagatgaggatgaagaatcAATGACGTCTCCTGCaaatgctcctcctcctgtttcctctgaaaACCCTCCATCTAAGGACGCTGAACACAAGGAAGACACCAACTCAGATCAGGACGCTggagaaactgaagagaaaaacaatgaaaaccccCAAAGTCCAGATCAAgacatgaaacaacaacaatctgaGCCAAAAACTGGAGGAGAGAAATCAGCAg ATCGACCCCCTGTGCCTGAGAAACCATTTAGAGACTCTACAATCAGCAAAAAATATGTTGCCCAGCCCAGAGAACCTACAGAGAAAACAGTCTCAGAGTGTGACCCTGCAGATCCTGAGAAGATGAATGATGTGTTGCCTGGTGCGTTGAATGACGATA AGTCAGACAAAAAGCCAGATGATGATAAAGAATCAATGACGTCTTCTGCAAATACTCCTCCTGCTGTTTCCTCTGAAAACTCTCCATCTCAGGATGGTGAACACAAGGAAGACGTCAACTCAGATCAAGGAAAAGAATCCAGCGGGTTAGATGAGGGGACCAGCCCTGAACAGAAAGGTGCAGAAGCATAA
- the LOC125017409 gene encoding uncharacterized protein LOC125017409 isoform X2: protein MNDVLPESDKKADEDEESMTSPANAPPPVSSENPPSKDAEHKEDTNSDQDAGETEEKNNENPQSPDQDMKQQQSEPKTGGEKSADRPPVPEKPFRDSTISKKYVAQPREPTEKTVSECDPADPEKMNDVLPGALNDDKSDKKPDDDKESMTSSANTPPAVSSENSPSQDGEHKEDVNSDQGKESSGLDEGTSPEQKGAEA from the exons ATGAATGATGTGCTGCCTG AATCTGACAAAAAGgcagatgaggatgaagaatcAATGACGTCTCCTGCaaatgctcctcctcctgtttcctctgaaaACCCTCCATCTAAGGACGCTGAACACAAGGAAGACACCAACTCAGATCAGGACGCTggagaaactgaagagaaaaacaatgaaaaccccCAAAGTCCAGATCAAgacatgaaacaacaacaatctgaGCCAAAAACTGGAGGAGAGAAATCAGCAg ATCGACCCCCTGTGCCTGAGAAACCATTTAGAGACTCTACAATCAGCAAAAAATATGTTGCCCAGCCCAGAGAACCTACAGAGAAAACAGTCTCAGAGTGTGACCCTGCAGATCCTGAGAAGATGAATGATGTGTTGCCTGGTGCGTTGAATGACGATA AGTCAGACAAAAAGCCAGATGATGATAAAGAATCAATGACGTCTTCTGCAAATACTCCTCCTGCTGTTTCCTCTGAAAACTCTCCATCTCAGGATGGTGAACACAAGGAAGACGTCAACTCAGATCAAGGAAAAGAATCCAGCGGGTTAGATGAGGGGACCAGCCCTGAACAGAAAGGTGCAGAAGCATAA